Proteins co-encoded in one Bacilli bacterium genomic window:
- the argJ gene encoding bifunctional glutamate N-acetyltransferase/amino-acid acetyltransferase ArgJ: MLIKTTGFTVVEGGTITTPKGFKAGGYHCGLKRSHRNDIGAIVCEVPAAAAAVYTTNAFQAAPLKVTRESIAAEGKLQAIVVNSGNANACTGQRGEDDAREMRAVAARVFGMPEHLVAVASTGVIGEPLPMGKLTEGIEGLPEKVSERGAADFCQAILTTDLRQKMICVRVDVGGRPVHIAGAAKGSGMIHPNMATMLGFITTDAALADGELQNLLGMATDATFNMITVDGDTSTNDMVIALASGLAGNTPLTSTAKDWRNFARAFGYVAEYLAKAIARDGEGATKLIEARVIGAVSEQAARAIAKTVVGSSLVKSAAFGADANWGRIIAAVGRAGQEVDVNNVDIYMGEILVLRQSRPVKFDEARALEYLKGDTIVFEIRLNMGPYRAVAWGCDLTYEYVRINAAYRT, encoded by the coding sequence ATGTTGATCAAAACAACCGGTTTTACTGTCGTGGAAGGGGGCACAATCACAACTCCCAAAGGCTTCAAGGCAGGCGGATATCATTGCGGGCTGAAAAGATCCCACCGCAACGATATCGGGGCGATCGTGTGCGAAGTGCCCGCCGCGGCTGCGGCAGTGTATACGACCAATGCGTTTCAGGCGGCGCCGCTAAAAGTAACGCGCGAGAGCATTGCGGCGGAAGGTAAACTGCAGGCAATCGTGGTGAACAGCGGCAACGCGAATGCTTGCACGGGACAGCGCGGGGAAGACGATGCGCGCGAGATGCGCGCGGTCGCGGCGCGCGTTTTCGGCATGCCGGAGCATCTGGTGGCAGTGGCGTCCACCGGCGTGATCGGCGAACCGCTGCCGATGGGCAAGCTGACCGAAGGTATCGAAGGATTGCCCGAAAAAGTTAGCGAGCGCGGGGCGGCAGATTTCTGCCAGGCCATTTTAACGACCGATCTGAGGCAAAAAATGATTTGCGTACGCGTCGACGTTGGCGGCCGTCCGGTGCATATCGCCGGAGCGGCCAAAGGTTCCGGCATGATTCATCCGAACATGGCGACAATGCTTGGTTTTATTACAACGGATGCCGCCCTCGCGGACGGCGAACTGCAAAATCTGCTCGGCATGGCGACCGACGCGACGTTCAACATGATCACGGTTGACGGCGACACGAGCACAAACGATATGGTGATCGCGTTGGCAAGCGGGCTGGCGGGCAATACGCCGCTAACTTCCACTGCCAAAGATTGGCGCAATTTTGCGCGAGCTTTTGGCTACGTTGCGGAATATTTGGCGAAAGCCATCGCCCGCGACGGAGAAGGCGCGACCAAGCTGATCGAAGCCCGCGTAATCGGAGCCGTTTCGGAACAGGCGGCGCGAGCGATCGCGAAGACGGTGGTCGGCTCAAGCCTCGTAAAATCCGCGGCGTTCGGCGCGGATGCCAACTGGGGGCGCATTATTGCCGCGGTCGGCCGCGCAGGGCAAGAGGTTGATGTTAATAACGTGGACATCTATATGGGCGAGATTCTCGTGCTCAGGCAGTCGCGCCCGGTCAAATTTGATGAAGCGCGCGCCCTGGAATATTTGAAGGGCGACACGATCGTCTTTGAAATCAGATTGAATATGGGACCATACCGGGCGGTCGCTTGGGGTTGCGACCTTACGTATGAATACGTGCGGATCAATGCCGCTTATCGCACTTGA
- the argC gene encoding N-acetyl-gamma-glutamyl-phosphate reductase yields MAAANTKLRIGIVGSTGYGGVELIRLLLEHPNVRITSVVSASHAGSPMSEWFPHLTDIITETLDPVDVDMLKAKTDVVFAATPSGVSSELCPRLLDAGLKVIDLSGDFRLRSQEAYETWYKRKAADKKYLQRAVYGLAEVYGTNVRGADFVSNPGCYSSTALLGLIPAVKAGWLDDETLIIDAKSGVSGAGRGLKLSAHYSEVNENLSAYKLNKHQHIPEIEQVLSDVAERNIVTTFTTHLVPMTRGIMCTMYAKVKGDRSDQDFIDLYRQFYEGRPFVRIRPQGVWPATKEVSGSNYCDIGFAVDHRTNRVTIVSVTDNLVKGAAGQAVQNLNLMMGWDEATGLRKPALYP; encoded by the coding sequence ATGGCAGCTGCAAACACCAAGCTGCGGATCGGAATCGTCGGTTCGACCGGTTACGGCGGCGTTGAATTAATCCGTTTATTGCTGGAGCATCCGAATGTGCGGATCACATCGGTCGTCTCCGCATCCCACGCCGGTTCGCCGATGTCCGAGTGGTTTCCGCATTTGACCGATATTATTACCGAAACGCTCGATCCCGTCGACGTGGATATGTTAAAGGCGAAAACGGATGTTGTCTTTGCGGCGACGCCGTCGGGTGTGAGTTCCGAACTTTGTCCGCGCTTATTGGATGCGGGATTGAAAGTAATCGACTTGTCCGGAGATTTTCGGCTGCGATCCCAGGAAGCCTATGAAACATGGTACAAACGTAAGGCCGCGGATAAAAAGTATTTGCAACGCGCGGTGTACGGCTTGGCCGAGGTGTACGGCACAAACGTCCGCGGGGCGGATTTTGTGTCCAACCCGGGATGCTATTCTTCCACGGCGCTCTTAGGCTTGATTCCGGCCGTCAAAGCGGGTTGGCTCGACGACGAAACGCTGATTATCGACGCCAAGTCGGGCGTATCGGGCGCGGGCAGAGGCTTAAAACTGTCTGCGCACTACTCCGAAGTAAACGAGAATCTGAGCGCATACAAATTAAACAAACATCAGCATATACCGGAAATCGAGCAAGTGCTGTCCGACGTTGCCGAGCGCAATATCGTCACAACGTTTACGACCCATCTTGTCCCGATGACCCGCGGCATTATGTGCACGATGTACGCAAAAGTGAAAGGCGACAGAAGCGATCAGGACTTTATCGATCTGTACCGGCAATTTTATGAGGGGCGCCCGTTCGTCCGCATTCGTCCGCAAGGCGTGTGGCCGGCCACCAAAGAAGTGTCCGGTTCGAACTATTGCGATATCGGCTTTGCCGTCGATCACCGCACGAACAGGGTAACAATCGTTTCCGTTACGGATAATTTGGTCAAAGGAGCTGCCGGCCAAGCGGTGCAAAATCTCAATCTGATGATGGGTTGGGATGAAGCAACGGGATTGCGGAAACCGGCGCTTTATCCTTAA